In Arthrobacter sp. B3I9, the following are encoded in one genomic region:
- a CDS encoding MFS transporter — protein MPIGLIALALGGFGIGLTEFVIMGLLPDVAADFQVSEASAGWLISGYALAVVVGALLLTAAVTRFERKPVLAVLMVVFAAGNLVSATAPDYWTMMVGRIIAALSHGAFFGIGAVVAASMVAPTKKAGAIAIMFTGLTAANVLGVPFGTMLGQAAGWRSTFWAITGIGVLALAGILALVPKTGPGQAASSAPDGSPVVDPVQSSGGLPGGLRGELRAFRSGQVWLSILVTILGYGGMFGAFTYIAFTLTEVTGFAAGTVPWLLILFGVGLFIGNTAGGKAADKNVDRTLVVVLSALVVVLVAFALVSANQPLTIGAMVLLGGFGFATVPGLQMRVMKYASNAPTLASGANIGAFNVGNALGAWLGGVTITAGLGYTSPIWAGAGITVLGLGVMLFAAAKAKRNGATPVTTEVPPDSGAPAPAGSLDPELQRS, from the coding sequence ATGCCAATTGGCCTGATCGCCCTCGCCCTCGGCGGGTTCGGCATCGGACTCACCGAGTTCGTCATCATGGGCCTGCTGCCCGACGTGGCCGCCGACTTCCAGGTCAGCGAGGCCAGCGCCGGCTGGCTCATCTCCGGCTACGCGCTCGCCGTCGTCGTCGGAGCGCTGCTCCTGACTGCCGCCGTGACCCGGTTCGAACGGAAACCCGTCCTCGCCGTGCTGATGGTGGTCTTCGCGGCCGGAAACCTCGTCTCGGCCACCGCACCCGACTACTGGACCATGATGGTCGGCCGCATCATCGCCGCCCTGTCCCACGGCGCGTTCTTCGGCATCGGCGCGGTGGTTGCCGCCAGCATGGTGGCGCCCACGAAGAAGGCCGGGGCCATCGCCATCATGTTCACCGGGTTGACCGCGGCCAACGTGCTCGGGGTCCCGTTCGGCACGATGCTGGGTCAGGCCGCGGGCTGGCGGTCCACCTTCTGGGCCATCACGGGCATCGGCGTGCTTGCCCTGGCCGGCATTCTGGCCCTGGTGCCCAAAACAGGACCGGGCCAGGCCGCCTCTTCTGCCCCGGACGGGTCCCCGGTCGTGGACCCGGTCCAGTCATCGGGCGGGTTGCCGGGGGGACTGCGCGGTGAACTCCGGGCGTTCCGCTCCGGCCAAGTGTGGCTGTCCATCCTGGTCACGATCCTGGGCTACGGCGGCATGTTCGGCGCCTTCACCTACATCGCGTTCACGCTGACTGAGGTCACGGGCTTCGCCGCCGGCACCGTCCCGTGGCTGCTGATCCTGTTCGGTGTGGGCCTCTTCATCGGCAACACCGCCGGCGGCAAAGCGGCGGACAAGAACGTGGACCGTACTCTGGTGGTGGTTCTCTCCGCGCTGGTGGTGGTGCTCGTGGCCTTCGCCCTGGTCTCGGCCAACCAACCGCTGACCATCGGCGCCATGGTGCTTCTGGGCGGTTTCGGCTTCGCCACGGTCCCCGGCCTGCAGATGCGCGTCATGAAGTACGCCAGCAACGCGCCCACCCTGGCCTCAGGCGCCAACATCGGCGCCTTCAATGTGGGCAACGCCCTCGGGGCCTGGCTGGGCGGCGTGACCATCACCGCCGGCCTCGGCTACACGTCGCCGATCTGGGCGGGCGCAGGAATCACCGTGCTGGGGCTGGGCGTGATGCTGTTCGCCGCGGCTAAAGCGAAGCGGAACGGCGCCACTCCTGTCACCACGGAGGTCCCGCCCGATTCGGGCGCCCCGGCTCCGGCCGGCAGCCTCGACCCGGAGCTGCAGCGGAGC
- a CDS encoding MarR family winged helix-turn-helix transcriptional regulator translates to MGIKDDAVEVRTQGWRTLAALHGLIEAELERSLQAEAQLSVVEYTVLDALSRQDGWHMRMQQLARATALSASATTRLVNRLEDRGLLTRILCADDRRGIYTELTASGIKLLEQARPTHNATLERALAEAQEIPELATLVDALPRLHAEV, encoded by the coding sequence ATGGGCATCAAGGACGACGCTGTCGAGGTACGGACGCAAGGCTGGCGGACCCTGGCGGCCCTGCACGGGCTGATCGAGGCAGAGCTGGAGCGCTCGCTGCAGGCCGAAGCCCAGCTTTCCGTGGTGGAGTACACAGTGCTGGACGCCCTGAGCCGTCAGGACGGGTGGCACATGCGGATGCAGCAGCTGGCCCGCGCCACCGCCCTGAGTGCCAGCGCGACGACGCGCCTGGTCAACCGGCTCGAGGACCGCGGCCTGCTGACCCGGATCCTCTGCGCCGACGACCGCCGCGGCATCTACACAGAGCTCACCGCGAGTGGCATCAAACTCCTGGAACAGGCCCGGCCCACCCACAACGCCACGCTTGAGCGGGCCCTGGCGGAGGCGCAGGAGATTCCCGAGCTCGCCACCCTCGTCGACGCACTCCCCCGCCTGCATGCGGAGGTCTGA
- a CDS encoding sugar porter family MFS transporter, with protein MSAPTQTQPRPDGSHRRTLRTATIVSTLGGLLFGYDTGVINGALPYMQEDLGLTPLTEGLVTSSLLVGAAFGALFGGRLADRNGRRRMILALAAVFLVGTLACTFAPNTVVMILARFVLGLAVGGASVTVPVYLAEVSPSARRGRIVTRNELMIVTGQLLAFIFNAYLGNSFGESGGIWRWMLVVATLPAIALWIGMYFMPETPRWLASVGSFGEALKVLQQIRSRSEARAEFEDVKAMAVEDAKAQMGSWADLRAPWLRHLFVVGIGLAVIQQITGVNSIMYYGTQILAESGFGREAALTANIANGVISVLATFVGIWLLGKAGRRRMLVTGQCGTTAALLLIGLFSLILPEGTGRGFVILALTVTFLAFQQGAISPVTWLMLSEIFPLKIRGLGMGASAFVLWMVNFLVGFGFPLLLAAIGLSSTFFVFAVLGVGAILFAVRYVPETKDKSLEDLEHHFKQLAAA; from the coding sequence ATGAGCGCCCCTACCCAGACGCAGCCGAGGCCGGACGGCAGCCACCGCAGGACGTTGCGGACGGCCACCATCGTCTCCACCCTGGGCGGATTGCTCTTCGGCTACGACACGGGCGTGATCAACGGCGCGCTGCCCTACATGCAGGAGGACCTGGGCCTCACGCCCCTGACCGAGGGGCTGGTCACGTCCTCGCTGCTGGTCGGCGCGGCCTTCGGCGCCCTCTTTGGCGGCAGGCTTGCGGACCGGAACGGACGCCGCAGGATGATCCTCGCCCTTGCCGCTGTATTCCTCGTGGGCACCCTTGCCTGCACCTTCGCGCCGAACACCGTGGTCATGATCCTCGCGCGCTTCGTTCTGGGGCTGGCCGTCGGCGGAGCCTCAGTCACCGTGCCGGTTTATCTTGCCGAGGTCTCGCCAAGCGCCCGCCGGGGCCGGATCGTCACGCGGAACGAGCTGATGATCGTTACCGGCCAGTTGCTGGCTTTCATCTTCAACGCCTACCTCGGCAACAGCTTCGGCGAATCCGGCGGAATCTGGCGCTGGATGCTGGTGGTCGCCACCCTGCCGGCCATCGCCCTCTGGATCGGGATGTATTTCATGCCCGAAACACCCCGCTGGCTGGCCTCCGTCGGCAGTTTCGGTGAAGCGCTGAAGGTGCTGCAACAAATCCGCTCCCGGTCGGAGGCCCGGGCCGAGTTCGAGGACGTCAAGGCCATGGCGGTGGAGGACGCCAAGGCGCAGATGGGGTCCTGGGCCGATCTTCGGGCACCCTGGCTGCGGCATCTGTTCGTGGTCGGAATCGGCCTGGCTGTCATCCAGCAGATCACCGGCGTGAACTCGATCATGTATTACGGCACGCAGATCCTCGCGGAATCGGGCTTCGGCCGTGAGGCCGCGCTGACGGCCAACATCGCCAACGGCGTGATCTCCGTGCTGGCCACGTTCGTGGGGATCTGGCTGCTGGGCAAGGCCGGACGGCGGAGGATGCTGGTCACCGGGCAATGCGGAACGACGGCGGCGCTCCTGCTGATCGGGCTGTTCTCGCTCATCCTCCCCGAGGGCACCGGCCGCGGCTTCGTGATCCTGGCCCTGACCGTCACCTTCCTCGCCTTCCAGCAGGGTGCGATATCACCGGTGACCTGGCTGATGCTTTCCGAGATTTTTCCACTCAAGATCCGGGGGCTGGGTATGGGCGCCTCGGCATTCGTGCTGTGGATGGTGAATTTCCTGGTTGGCTTCGGGTTTCCGCTGCTGCTCGCCGCGATTGGGCTCTCCAGCACCTTCTTCGTCTTCGCCGTGCTGGGCGTCGGGGCGATTCTGTTCGCCGTCAGGTATGTGCCCGAGACAAAGGACAAAAGCCTCGAAGACCTCGAGCATCACTTCAAGCAGCTCGCCGCGGCGTAG
- a CDS encoding helix-turn-helix transcriptional regulator: MQLNDDEHLDAAFLALADPVRRRIIARLSRGPATVNELAEPFAITKQAVSKHIQVLEQAQLVTRTRDAQRRPVHLNPARLEALTAWIDQYRLVREGQFRRLDAVLSSNAADSGTQAKDF; encoded by the coding sequence GTGCAGCTCAACGATGATGAACACCTCGATGCCGCCTTCCTCGCCCTGGCCGACCCCGTCCGCCGCCGCATCATCGCCCGGCTCAGCCGGGGCCCGGCTACCGTAAACGAACTGGCGGAACCCTTCGCAATCACCAAACAGGCGGTCTCGAAGCACATCCAGGTCCTCGAGCAGGCACAACTGGTCACCCGCACCCGCGATGCCCAGCGCCGGCCCGTCCACCTGAACCCTGCACGGCTGGAGGCGCTCACCGCATGGATCGACCAGTACCGGCTGGTCCGTGAGGGGCAGTTCCGCCGCCTGGACGCCGTGCTTAGCTCAAACGCCGCGGACAGCGGCACGCAAGCAAAGGACTTTTGA
- a CDS encoding SRPBCC family protein, with translation MTNPLKVTVPEGLPFIDYEREFDFPVADVFRAHKDPELIAQWLGPRGLKMEIDHYDFRSGGGYRYTHVAPDGSTYGFSGVFHTVRENEFAVQTFEFDGYPDVVSIEFMTLEDLGGGRTRLTGHSAYPTVEARDGMAQSGMESGMSEGYERLDELLSGAKV, from the coding sequence ATGACCAACCCACTGAAAGTCACCGTTCCGGAGGGTCTTCCCTTCATCGATTACGAGCGTGAGTTCGATTTCCCCGTCGCCGACGTCTTCCGGGCCCACAAGGATCCCGAGCTGATCGCCCAATGGCTCGGCCCGCGTGGCCTCAAGATGGAGATTGACCACTACGACTTCCGCAGCGGCGGCGGCTACCGCTACACGCACGTGGCACCGGACGGCAGCACTTACGGCTTCAGCGGCGTCTTCCATACCGTCCGGGAAAACGAGTTCGCCGTCCAGACCTTCGAGTTCGACGGCTATCCGGACGTGGTCAGCATCGAGTTCATGACCCTCGAAGACCTCGGCGGCGGCCGCACCCGCCTGACCGGACACTCGGCCTACCCCACCGTTGAGGCCCGCGACGGCATGGCCCAGTCCGGAATGGAAAGCGGCATGTCCGAAGGCTACGAGCGGCTCGATGAGCTTCTCAGCGGAGCGAAGGTCTAA
- the sucD gene encoding succinate--CoA ligase subunit alpha, with product MSIYLNKDSKVIVQGITGGEGTKHTALMLKAGTNIVGGVNARKAGTTVLHGDNEITVFGTVKEAMAETGADVSIVFVPPAFTKDAVVEAIEAGIGLVVVITEGVPVQDSAEFWALAQSKVDANGKQVTRIIGPNCPGIITPGEALVGITPNNITGKGPIGLVSKSGTLTYQMMYELRDLGFSTAIGIGGDPVIGTTHIDALEAFEADPETKAIVMIGEIGGDAEERAADYIKAHVSKPVVGYVAGFTAPEGKTMGHAGAIVSGSAGTAQAKKEALEAAGVKVGKTPSETAKLLREVYAAL from the coding sequence ATGTCTATCTATCTGAACAAGGACTCCAAGGTCATCGTCCAGGGCATCACCGGCGGCGAGGGCACCAAGCACACCGCCCTCATGCTCAAGGCCGGCACCAACATTGTGGGCGGCGTCAACGCCCGCAAGGCCGGCACCACGGTCCTGCACGGCGATAACGAAATCACCGTCTTCGGCACCGTCAAGGAAGCCATGGCCGAGACCGGCGCCGACGTCTCCATCGTGTTCGTTCCGCCGGCCTTCACCAAGGACGCTGTTGTCGAAGCCATCGAGGCCGGCATCGGCCTGGTCGTCGTCATCACCGAAGGCGTGCCGGTCCAGGACTCGGCCGAGTTCTGGGCGCTGGCCCAGTCCAAGGTCGACGCCAACGGCAAGCAGGTCACCCGCATCATCGGACCGAACTGCCCCGGCATCATCACCCCCGGCGAGGCGCTGGTCGGCATTACGCCGAACAACATCACGGGCAAGGGCCCCATCGGCCTGGTCTCCAAGTCCGGTACCCTGACCTACCAGATGATGTACGAACTGCGCGACCTGGGCTTCTCCACCGCCATCGGCATCGGCGGCGACCCGGTCATCGGCACTACGCACATCGACGCACTCGAGGCGTTCGAAGCCGACCCGGAAACCAAGGCGATCGTCATGATCGGCGAAATCGGCGGCGACGCCGAAGAGCGTGCCGCGGACTACATCAAGGCCCACGTCAGCAAGCCGGTCGTCGGCTACGTGGCCGGCTTCACCGCCCCGGAAGGCAAGACCATGGGCCACGCCGGCGCCATCGTCTCCGGCTCCGCGGGCACCGCCCAGGCCAAGAAGGAAGCCCTCGAGGCTGCCGGCGTCAAGGTCGGCAAGACGCCGTCCGAGACCGCCAAGCTGCTGCGCGAAGTCTACGCGGCGCTCTAG
- the sucC gene encoding ADP-forming succinate--CoA ligase subunit beta: MDLFEYQARDMFEAHGVPVLAGIVAHTPEEAKAAAEKIGGVTVVKAQVKAGGRGKAGGVKVAKTADEALEHSTNILGMDIKGHTVHRVMIAQGADIAEEYYFSVLLDRANRNYLAMCSVEGGMEIEQLAVERPEALAKIAIDPAVGIDQAKADEIVAAAGFAEELRGKVAAVILKLWDVFKKEDATLVEVNPLVKTGAGDIVALDGKVSLDENAEFRHPKHSALEDKDAADPLEAKAKAQDLNYVKLDGEVGIIGNGAGLVMSTLDVVAYAGENHGNVKPANFLDIGGGASAEVMAAGLDVILGDEQVKSVFVNVFGGITACDAVAKGIVGALAELGSSANKPLVVRLDGNNVEEGRRILAEANHPLVTLAATMDEGADKAAELANAAK; this comes from the coding sequence GTGGACCTGTTTGAATATCAGGCGCGCGATATGTTCGAGGCGCACGGTGTACCCGTGCTTGCTGGCATCGTGGCGCACACCCCTGAAGAAGCAAAGGCAGCTGCCGAGAAGATCGGCGGCGTAACTGTCGTCAAAGCGCAGGTCAAGGCCGGAGGCCGCGGCAAAGCCGGCGGCGTCAAGGTCGCCAAGACCGCCGACGAGGCGCTGGAACACTCCACCAACATCCTCGGTATGGACATCAAGGGCCACACCGTTCACCGGGTCATGATCGCCCAGGGTGCGGACATCGCCGAGGAATACTACTTCTCCGTCCTCCTGGACCGGGCCAACCGCAACTACCTGGCCATGTGCTCGGTTGAGGGCGGCATGGAGATCGAGCAGCTCGCCGTCGAGCGGCCCGAAGCCCTGGCCAAGATCGCGATCGACCCCGCCGTAGGCATCGACCAGGCCAAGGCCGACGAAATCGTCGCCGCCGCTGGCTTCGCCGAGGAACTGCGCGGCAAGGTCGCCGCCGTCATCCTGAAGCTCTGGGACGTGTTCAAGAAGGAAGACGCCACCCTCGTAGAGGTCAACCCGCTGGTCAAGACCGGCGCCGGCGACATCGTTGCCCTCGACGGCAAGGTCTCGCTCGACGAGAACGCGGAGTTCCGCCACCCCAAGCACTCCGCCCTTGAAGACAAGGACGCAGCCGACCCGCTCGAGGCCAAGGCCAAGGCCCAGGACCTCAACTACGTCAAGCTCGACGGCGAAGTCGGCATCATCGGTAACGGCGCCGGCCTGGTCATGTCCACGCTCGACGTCGTCGCTTACGCCGGCGAAAACCACGGCAACGTCAAGCCGGCCAACTTCCTGGACATCGGCGGTGGAGCTTCCGCCGAGGTCATGGCAGCAGGCCTCGACGTCATCCTCGGCGACGAGCAGGTCAAGTCCGTCTTCGTCAACGTCTTCGGCGGCATCACCGCCTGTGACGCTGTCGCCAAGGGCATCGTCGGCGCACTCGCCGAGCTGGGCTCCTCCGCGAACAAGCCGCTGGTCGTGCGCCTCGATGGCAACAACGTCGAGGAAGGCCGCCGCATCCTGGCCGAGGCCAACCACCCGCTGGTTACCCTGGCCGCCACCATGGACGAGGGCGCCGACAAGGCTGCCGAGCTCGCCAACGCAGCGAAGTAA
- the pcrA gene encoding DNA helicase PcrA yields the protein MLFDPFADGPFQAATRTATATKSSAGTGTAAVGSGAGWMPRGADDGRAGDHDRPKLPGAAELLEGLNPQQEEAVKHAGSALLIVAGAGSGKTRVLSNRIAYLIATRRAHHGEILAITFTNKAAAEMRERIEHLVGGRAKTMWISTFHSSCVRILRREAKNIGLNSNFSIYDSADSLRLITLVAKNLDLDPKRFAPKAIQHKISALKNELIDADSYASSANYNDPFDQAVAEVFKGYTQRLRQANAMDFDDLIAETVYMFRAFPALADSYRRRFRHVLVDEYQDTNHAQYALVREIVGEGPGAAELTVVGDSDQSIYAFRGADIRNIVEFEKDYPDARTIKLEQNYRSTQTILSAANSVISRNPNRPEKRLWTAEGDGEKIVGYVGENEHDEAQFIAKEIDRLQDEGNLRPGDVAIFYRTNAQSRSIEDVLVRVGLPYKVVGGTRFYERKEIKDALAYLRVLVNPDDDVNLRRILNEPKRGIGDRAEGAVASLAQRDRISFMAAARRAEEAPGMATRSVNAVLGFVKLLDDLAEVASGSGAAAALEAVLEQTGYLAGLRSSTDPQDESRVENLAELVAVVREYEQENPEGSLGAFLEQVSLVADADQIPDAPGADIDAAVAEAKRLGVVTLMTLHTAKGLEFPVVFLTGMEHGLFPHQRSATDPKELAEERRLAYVGLTRARKRLYLTRSEVRNMWGQSQYNPASQFIEEIPSELVEWKREGSSRQAGGWGSGGSIGSSRYSGSFWGAGTARGTEASASAGFNADVPAAIAKNRVQPQKEIVAVSVGDKVNHTSFGNGTVLAVEGAGDKTVAKVKFDIGEKRLLLRYAPLTKVEA from the coding sequence ATGTTGTTTGACCCTTTCGCCGACGGACCCTTCCAAGCTGCCACCAGGACGGCGACGGCCACTAAATCGTCCGCCGGAACAGGCACGGCCGCGGTGGGATCCGGGGCCGGATGGATGCCACGCGGCGCAGACGACGGACGCGCGGGGGACCACGACCGGCCCAAGCTGCCCGGTGCCGCCGAGCTCCTGGAGGGCCTGAACCCGCAGCAGGAAGAGGCGGTCAAACACGCCGGCAGTGCCCTGCTCATCGTGGCCGGTGCCGGCTCGGGCAAGACGCGTGTGCTGAGTAACCGCATCGCCTATCTTATTGCCACCCGGCGCGCCCACCACGGCGAGATCCTCGCGATCACGTTCACCAACAAGGCTGCCGCCGAAATGCGGGAGCGGATCGAGCACCTGGTCGGCGGCCGTGCCAAGACGATGTGGATCTCCACGTTCCACTCCTCCTGCGTCCGGATCCTGCGGCGCGAAGCCAAGAACATCGGCCTGAACTCCAACTTCTCCATCTACGACTCCGCGGACTCGCTGCGCCTGATCACGCTCGTGGCCAAGAACCTGGACCTCGATCCTAAGCGGTTCGCGCCCAAGGCCATCCAGCACAAGATTTCCGCGCTCAAGAACGAGCTCATCGACGCGGACAGCTACGCCTCCAGCGCCAACTACAACGACCCCTTCGACCAGGCCGTCGCCGAGGTCTTCAAGGGCTACACCCAGCGCCTGCGCCAGGCCAACGCCATGGACTTCGATGACCTGATCGCCGAGACCGTTTACATGTTCCGGGCCTTCCCGGCGCTCGCCGACTCCTACCGGCGCCGGTTCCGCCACGTTTTGGTTGACGAATACCAGGACACCAACCATGCCCAGTACGCGCTCGTCCGCGAGATCGTCGGTGAAGGCCCCGGCGCGGCCGAGCTGACCGTCGTCGGAGATTCAGACCAGTCCATTTACGCCTTCCGCGGCGCGGACATCCGCAACATCGTGGAGTTCGAAAAGGACTACCCCGACGCCCGGACCATCAAGCTGGAACAGAACTACCGCTCCACCCAGACGATCCTCAGCGCCGCGAACTCGGTGATCTCCCGCAACCCGAACCGCCCGGAAAAGCGGCTCTGGACGGCCGAGGGCGACGGCGAGAAGATCGTCGGCTATGTGGGTGAGAACGAGCATGACGAGGCCCAATTCATCGCCAAGGAGATCGACCGGCTGCAGGATGAGGGCAACCTCCGCCCCGGCGACGTCGCGATCTTCTACCGCACCAACGCCCAGTCCCGCTCCATCGAGGATGTCCTGGTCCGCGTGGGCCTGCCCTACAAGGTGGTCGGAGGCACCCGCTTCTACGAGCGCAAGGAAATCAAGGACGCCCTCGCCTACCTGCGGGTGCTGGTCAACCCCGACGACGACGTCAACCTGCGCCGGATCCTGAACGAACCCAAGCGCGGCATCGGCGACCGTGCCGAAGGGGCCGTGGCCTCCCTCGCCCAGCGCGACCGGATCTCCTTCATGGCCGCCGCCCGCCGCGCCGAGGAAGCGCCGGGCATGGCCACCCGGTCCGTCAACGCCGTGCTCGGCTTCGTGAAACTGCTGGACGACCTCGCCGAAGTGGCCTCCGGCTCAGGTGCCGCCGCGGCGCTCGAAGCCGTGCTGGAACAGACCGGCTACCTTGCCGGGCTGCGCTCCAGCACCGACCCGCAGGACGAGTCGCGGGTGGAGAACCTCGCCGAGCTGGTCGCCGTCGTACGCGAATACGAACAGGAAAACCCGGAAGGATCGCTGGGCGCCTTCCTGGAGCAGGTCTCGCTGGTGGCCGACGCCGACCAGATCCCGGACGCCCCCGGGGCCGACATCGACGCCGCCGTCGCCGAAGCCAAGCGGCTCGGCGTCGTCACCCTGATGACCCTTCACACCGCCAAGGGACTCGAATTCCCGGTGGTGTTCCTGACCGGCATGGAGCACGGGCTGTTCCCGCACCAACGCTCCGCCACGGACCCGAAGGAGCTGGCGGAGGAACGCCGGTTGGCCTACGTGGGCCTGACCCGGGCCCGGAAGCGGCTGTACCTGACCCGTTCCGAGGTGCGCAATATGTGGGGTCAAAGCCAGTACAACCCGGCCAGCCAGTTCATCGAGGAGATCCCGTCCGAGCTGGTTGAGTGGAAGCGCGAAGGCTCCAGCCGGCAGGCCGGGGGCTGGGGGAGCGGTGGCTCCATCGGTTCCAGCCGCTACAGCGGGTCGTTCTGGGGCGCCGGCACCGCGCGTGGCACGGAGGCTAGCGCGTCCGCTGGCTTCAACGCCGACGTCCCGGCCGCCATCGCCAAGAACCGGGTACAGCCGCAGAAGGAGATCGTTGCCGTCAGCGTGGGGGATAAGGTCAACCACACGAGCTTCGGGAACGGCACCGTCCTGGCGGTCGAAGGCGCGGGGGACAAGACCGTGGCCAAGGTTAAGTTCGATATCGGCGAGAAGCGGCTCCTGCTGCGCTACGCCCCGCTGACCAAAGTCGAGGCGTGA
- a CDS encoding inositol monophosphatase family protein, producing the protein MADLDPGLDDYQLAEALVRESGQLALLMREAGLEGQQKTSVSDVVTAADHAAEAYVLEQLRRCRPDDGILGEEGASVAGTSGRTWVIDPVDGTYNFLHGSTYWCSAIALKDSSGVLLGAVFQPEEDKLWLGGTARATTLNGERLTSFEPGSADGSSRADTPLSELGAATYIHPTWLADPMCAMPWHAAATSAASLRMNGSGSCDLSRVADGQVGCWFQHSCPEWDWLPGKALVFAAGGAVDVVRVNGLEWFLAGGARAVRELRAALESGSVV; encoded by the coding sequence ATGGCGGATCTCGACCCCGGCCTGGACGACTATCAATTGGCCGAGGCCCTCGTGCGGGAATCCGGACAGCTGGCATTGCTGATGCGGGAGGCCGGGCTGGAAGGCCAGCAGAAGACCTCGGTCTCGGATGTTGTCACTGCCGCGGACCATGCTGCCGAGGCATATGTTCTGGAGCAGCTTCGGCGCTGCCGGCCGGATGACGGCATTCTCGGTGAAGAGGGCGCCTCGGTGGCCGGAACGAGTGGACGCACGTGGGTCATCGACCCGGTGGACGGAACCTACAACTTCCTGCATGGGTCGACCTATTGGTGTTCCGCGATCGCGTTGAAGGACTCCTCTGGTGTGCTGCTCGGCGCGGTCTTCCAGCCGGAGGAGGACAAGCTCTGGCTGGGCGGAACCGCCCGGGCCACGACGCTGAACGGGGAACGGCTGACCAGCTTCGAGCCCGGGAGCGCCGACGGTTCCAGCAGGGCGGATACTCCGCTCTCCGAACTCGGAGCCGCCACGTATATCCATCCCACCTGGCTAGCAGACCCGATGTGCGCCATGCCGTGGCATGCGGCCGCGACGTCGGCGGCGTCGCTGCGGATGAACGGGTCAGGCTCGTGCGACCTCAGCCGCGTGGCCGACGGGCAGGTAGGCTGCTGGTTCCAGCACAGCTGCCCCGAATGGGACTGGCTTCCCGGCAAGGCGCTGGTCTTCGCGGCTGGCGGCGCGGTCGACGTCGTCCGGGTCAATGGACTGGAGTGGTTCCTGGCCGGAGGCGCGAGGGCTGTTCGGGAGCTCCGTGCCGCCCTCGAGTCCGGCTCCGTCGTCTAG